In the Commensalibacter melissae genome, ATCGAGACACTGTTCTGGTAAAAGGAAGTCATGGAATGCATATGGAAAAAATTGTTAGGGCGTTAACTCAAAAAATGAATCAAAGGAAAAATTAATGCTATATGATCTGATTATGCATCATGGGCTGGCCTATGCCTTTTTACTTAATCTTTTTCGTTATATAACATTTCGTGCTGTTGCCGCCTGTTTCACGGCTTTTTTCCTTAGCATTTGGTTGGGTCCCTATATAATAGCCAAACTTCACCAGATTCAGCGTGAAGGTCAGCCCATTCGTGCCCTTGGCCCGGAACGGCATTTGAAAGAAAAAGCAGGAACTCCTACTATGGGAGGAATTTTAATTTTATCCACTTTATTAATTTCAACGCTTTTATGGGCTGACCTGACCAACGGATTTATCTGGATCGTACTATTTGTCACCTTTGGATTTGGCCTAATAGGTTTTTTTGATGATTATAAAAAACTGGCAAAACATAACAGTGATGGATTAAGTAAACGCACACGTTTGGGCGGGGAATTTTTAATCTCACTGGTTGCAACTTATTTTTTACAACAACTGACCCCTTCAGGAATGGCCAATGACCTAGCGCTTCCTTTTCTTAAAAATGTCCTTATTCCATTAGGCTATTTTTTCCCTCTTTTTGGGATGATTG is a window encoding:
- the mraY gene encoding phospho-N-acetylmuramoyl-pentapeptide-transferase, which encodes MLYDLIMHHGLAYAFLLNLFRYITFRAVAACFTAFFLSIWLGPYIIAKLHQIQREGQPIRALGPERHLKEKAGTPTMGGILILSTLLISTLLWADLTNGFIWIVLFVTFGFGLIGFFDDYKKLAKHNSDGLSKRTRLGGEFLISLVATYFLQQLTPSGMANDLALPFLKNVLIPLGYFFPLFGMIVISGFGNAVNFTDGLDGLAIVPVVISFFVFALIAYIVGNSVFADYLQLHFIPKTGELAIFCAAVIGAGLGFLWFNAPPASVFMGDTGSLSLGGAIGSVAVAVKHELVLCIVGGLFVIETLSVIIQVAWYKKTKTRIFLMAPLHHHFEKKGWAESKIVIRFWIISIILGIIGLATLKLR